In a single window of the Bradyrhizobium sp. ORS 285 genome:
- a CDS encoding Crp/Fnr family transcriptional regulator, protein MLLQAAKPEAVPSPLTSARAVTSSSLLLSESQQSIGGPPSLIDRLSLREREQVLKQGRRKVLNRGQTLFSQGAKHDGIFLIESGRIRVFYTSPQGREITLAYWHVGNFVGGPEVFDTGVHQWSGVAASNASVIQLPGKELRALVADIPNLAIGLIEGLSFKGKCYSALAQMLGTRSITERLAHLLLHLVDLYGVDDPDGKVIAAAFTHADIAHMVGATRQWVTISLKRMQEKNIVRTKRSQIVVCRPDILDEMRGQAAD, encoded by the coding sequence ATGTTGCTGCAGGCGGCCAAACCGGAAGCCGTGCCCTCGCCCCTGACATCCGCACGCGCCGTGACCAGTTCGTCGCTTCTGCTCAGCGAAAGCCAGCAGTCCATCGGCGGGCCGCCGTCGCTGATCGACAGGCTCAGTCTGCGTGAGCGTGAGCAGGTGCTCAAGCAGGGGCGCCGCAAGGTCTTGAACCGCGGCCAGACGCTGTTCAGCCAGGGCGCTAAACATGACGGCATCTTCCTGATCGAGAGCGGCCGCATCCGGGTGTTCTACACCTCGCCGCAGGGACGCGAGATCACGCTGGCCTATTGGCATGTCGGCAATTTCGTCGGCGGCCCGGAAGTGTTCGATACCGGCGTGCATCAATGGTCTGGAGTCGCGGCCAGCAACGCCAGTGTCATTCAGCTTCCAGGCAAGGAGCTGCGCGCGCTGGTCGCTGACATCCCCAACCTCGCGATCGGGCTGATCGAGGGCCTGAGCTTCAAGGGCAAGTGCTACTCCGCGCTGGCGCAAATGCTGGGCACGCGTTCCATCACCGAGCGGCTCGCGCATCTCCTGCTGCATCTGGTCGACCTCTACGGCGTCGATGATCCCGACGGCAAGGTCATCGCTGCAGCCTTCACCCATGCCGACATCGCGCACATGGTCGGCGCCACGCGGCAATGGGTGACGATCAGCCTGAAGCGGATGCAAGAGAAGAACATCGTCCGGACGAAGCGCTCACAGATCGTGGTCTGCCGTCCCGATATCCTGGACGAGATGCGCGGCCAGGCCGCCGACTAG
- a CDS encoding ABC transporter substrate-binding protein, with the protein MVRRLEALILSVTCLSFIAAQPAAAETVTIGIGTQDTTTNTVTAGTIVRQLKLLEKYLPKDGKYANIKFEIEWQNFTSGPPVTNGMMANKLQFGMMGDYPLIVNGFTFETNPESKSRLIAVAAYSLSGSGNGIVVHKDSPYYELSDLKGKLVSVPFGSAAHGMVLKALQDGGYPSDFFQLVSQTPEVGSTNLQEKKIDAHADFVPFAELLPFRGFARKIYDGVQTNLPTFHGVVVRTDFAEKYPEVVIAYVKAVIAANQWLRQDPKAAAEKIQEWTGINKEVVYIFLGPGGNMTTDPTIKPALVDAAATDVKVLQSLGRMKEFDPKKWVDDSYIRKAYAELKLDYDKELASTANYEVSGQDKFCNKPITEPRKAGEVWVDGEGISAFSSAACTLGAYADYKAKGKKINVAYVFDTARGIKLFADQAFFAAANGEIAPFLLKKDAEAYAATIGGKVMGLDEAVKLAVAGGKT; encoded by the coding sequence ATGGTCCGCCGCCTTGAAGCGCTCATACTGTCCGTCACCTGCCTGTCATTCATCGCAGCGCAGCCCGCCGCAGCAGAGACGGTCACGATCGGAATCGGCACCCAGGACACGACGACCAACACGGTGACCGCCGGCACGATCGTGCGGCAGCTCAAGCTGTTGGAGAAGTATCTCCCCAAGGACGGCAAGTACGCCAACATCAAGTTCGAGATCGAGTGGCAGAACTTCACGTCAGGCCCGCCGGTCACCAACGGCATGATGGCGAACAAGCTGCAATTCGGCATGATGGGCGACTATCCTCTGATCGTGAACGGCTTCACCTTCGAGACCAATCCCGAGAGCAAGAGCCGGCTGATTGCGGTCGCCGCCTACAGCCTGTCCGGCTCGGGCAACGGCATCGTCGTTCACAAGGACTCGCCCTACTACGAGCTATCGGACCTCAAGGGCAAGCTGGTCAGCGTGCCGTTCGGCTCGGCCGCACATGGCATGGTCCTCAAGGCGCTGCAGGACGGCGGCTATCCCTCGGACTTCTTCCAGCTCGTCAGCCAGACCCCGGAGGTCGGCTCGACCAACCTGCAGGAAAAGAAGATCGACGCCCATGCCGACTTCGTGCCGTTCGCCGAGTTGCTGCCCTTCCGCGGCTTTGCCCGCAAGATCTATGACGGCGTCCAGACCAATCTGCCGACCTTCCACGGCGTGGTCGTCCGTACCGACTTCGCCGAGAAATATCCGGAGGTCGTGATCGCCTATGTCAAGGCGGTCATCGCCGCCAACCAGTGGCTCCGCCAGGACCCGAAGGCGGCGGCCGAGAAGATCCAGGAATGGACCGGGATCAACAAGGAGGTCGTCTACATCTTCCTCGGACCCGGCGGCAATATGACCACCGATCCGACGATCAAGCCGGCGCTGGTCGATGCGGCCGCGACCGACGTCAAGGTGCTGCAGAGCCTCGGGCGCATGAAGGAGTTCGATCCGAAGAAATGGGTCGACGACAGCTATATCCGCAAGGCCTATGCCGAGCTGAAGCTCGACTATGACAAGGAGCTCGCCAGCACTGCGAACTACGAGGTCTCCGGCCAGGACAAGTTCTGCAACAAGCCGATCACCGAGCCGCGCAAGGCCGGCGAGGTCTGGGTCGATGGCGAGGGCATCTCCGCCTTCAGCAGCGCAGCCTGCACGCTCGGCGCCTATGCCGACTACAAGGCCAAGGGCAAGAAGATCAACGTCGCCTATGTCTTCGACACCGCCCGCGGCATCAAGCTGTTCGCCGACCAGGCCTTCTTCGCCGCCGCGAATGGCGAAATCGCGCCTTTCCTGCTGAAGAAAGATGCCGAGGCCTACGCCGCAACGATCGGCGGCAAGGTGATGGGACTTGACGAGGCCGTGAAGCTCGCGGTAGCGGGAGGCAAGACGTGA
- a CDS encoding gamma-butyrobetaine hydroxylase-like domain-containing protein, with translation MAVSDIAECEVSSDLTSLLLRDESRRPAVLSAERLRQSCMCAHCRRARFDDRFPAHFPGIGIVGLGDLGYGLNIAFSDGHNRGIYPKSYLWELAAG, from the coding sequence ATGGCCGTATCTGATATCGCAGAGTGCGAGGTCAGCTCCGATCTGACATCCTTGCTGCTGCGGGACGAGAGCCGGCGACCTGCCGTGCTGTCGGCCGAACGGCTGCGCCAGTCCTGCATGTGCGCGCATTGCCGGCGCGCGCGCTTCGACGACCGCTTCCCGGCGCATTTTCCAGGCATCGGCATCGTCGGCCTCGGAGACCTTGGCTACGGCCTGAACATCGCGTTCTCCGACGGCCACAATCGCGGCATTTATCCGAAATCATACCTCTGGGAACTCGCTGCGGGCTGA